A single Oryctolagus cuniculus chromosome 18, mOryCun1.1, whole genome shotgun sequence DNA region contains:
- the DYRK1B gene encoding dual specificity tyrosine-phosphorylation-regulated kinase 1B isoform X1 yields the protein MLAARPPNWGPHRAPAPRGSRTSPDPGLSGGGSRGAGCEKAPPGRAPAPGLAPLRPSEPTMAVPPGHGPFSGFPGPQEHTQVLPDVRLLPRRPPLAFRDATSAPLRKLSVDLIKTYKHINEVYYAKKKRRAQQAPPQDSSTKKEKKVLNHGYDDDNHDYIVRSGERWLERYEIDSLIGKGSFGQVVKAYDHQTQELVAIKIIKNKKAFLNQAQVELRLLELMNQHDTEMKYYIVHLKRHFMFRNHLCLVFELLSYNLYDLLRNTHFRGVSLNLTRKLAQQLCTALLFLATPELSIIHCDLKPENILLCNPKRSAIKIVDFGSSCQLGQRIYQYIQSRFYRSPEVLLGTPYDLAIDMWSLGCILVEMHTGEPLFSGSNEVDQMNRIVEVLGIPPAPMLDQAPKARKYFERLPGGGWTLRRTKELRKDYQGPGTRRLQEVLGVQTGGPGGRRAGEPGHSPADYLRFQDLVLRMLEYEPAARISPLGALQHGFFRRTADEATSTGPAGSSASTSPAPLDTCPSSSTTSSISSSGGSSGSSSDNRAYRYSNRYCGGPGPPITDCEMNSPQVPPSQPLRPWAGGDVPHKTHPAPTSASSLPGPGAQMPPQPRCLGRPPSPTSPPPPELMDVSLAGGPPDCSPPHPAPAPQHPAASALRTRMTGGRPPLPPPDDPATLGPRLGLRGVPQSTAASS from the exons atgCTGGCCGCTCGCCCACCCAACTGGGGGCCCCACCGCGCCCCAGCCCCTCGTGGGTCCCGCACCAGCCCTGACCCCG GTCTCAGCGGCGGTGGCAGCCGAGGTGCAGGATGCGAGAAGGCGCCCCCCGGCCGGGCTCCCGCTCCAGGCCTCGCACCCCTGCGGCCCTCTGAGCCCACCATGGCTGTCCCACCAGGCCATGGTCCCTTCTCTGGCTTCCCAGGGCCCCAGGAGCACACGCAG GTGCTGCCTGATGTGCGGCTGCTGCCCCGGAGGCCGCCCCTGGCCTTCCGGGACGCCACCTCAGCCCCGCTGCGCAAGCTCTCTGTGGACCTCATCAAGACCTATAAGCACATCAATGAG GTGTACTATGCCAAGAAGAAGCGGCGGGCCCAGCAGGCGCCGCCCCAGGACTCCAGCaccaagaaggagaagaaggtCCTGAACCACGGTTACGATGACGACAACCATGACTACATCGTGCGCAGCGGCGAGCGCTGGCTGGAGCGCTACGAGATCGACTCGCTCATCGGCAAAGGCTCCTTCGGCCAG gTGGTGAAAGCCTATGACCATCAGACCCAGGAGCTGGTGGCCATCAAGATCATCAAGAACAAAAAGGCCTTCCTGAACCAGGCCCAGGTCGAGCTGCGGCTGCTGGAGCTGATGAACCAGCACGACACGGAGATGAAGTACTACATAG TGCACCTGAAGCGGCACTTCATGTTCCGGAACCACCTGTGCCTGGTGTTCGAGCTGCTGTCCTACAACCTGTATGACCTCCTGCGCAACACACACTTCCGCGGCGTCTCGCTGAACCTGACCCGGAAGCTGGCGCAGCAGCTCTGCACGGCGCTGCTCTTCCTGGCCACGCCCGAGCTCAGCATCATCCACTGCGACCTCAAGCCCGAGAACATCCTGCTCTGCAACCCCAAGCGCAGCGCCATCAAGATCGTGGACTTCGGCAGCTCCTGCCAGCTGGGCCAgcgg ATCTACCAGTATATCCAGAGCCGCTTCTATCGCTCGCCTGAGGTGCTCCTGGGCACGCCCTACGACCTGGCCATTGACATGTGGTCCCTGGGCTGCATCCTCGTGGAGATGCACACTGGGGAGCCCCTCTTCAGCGGCTCCAATGAG GTGGACCAGATGAACCGCATTGTGGAGGTGCTAGGCATCCCGCCAGCCCCCATGCTGGACCAGGCCCCCAAGGCCCGCAAGTACTTTGAGCGGCTGCCTGGGGGTGGCTGGACCCTACGAAGGACAAAGGAACTCAGGAAG gaTTACCAGGGCCCCGGGACACGGCGGCTGCAGGAGGTGCTGGGCGTGCAGACGGGCGGGCCCGGGGGCCGGCGGGCGGGGGAGCCGGGCCACAGCCCCGCCGACTACCTCCGCTTCCAGGACCTGGTGCTGCGCATGCTGGAGTACGAGCCCGCCGCCCGCATCAGCCCGCTGGGCGCTCTGCAGCACGGCTTCTTCCGCCGCACGGCCGACGAGGCCACCAGCACGGGCCCGGCAGGCAGCAGTGCCTCCACCTCGCCCGCACCCCTCGACACCTGCCCCTCCTCTAGCACCACCAGCTCCATCTCCAGCTCGG GAGGCTCCAGTGGCTCCTCCAGCGACAACCGGGCCTACCGCTACAGCAACCGCTACTGTGGGGGTCCCGGGCCGCCCATCACTGACTGTGAGATGAACAGCCCCCAG GTCCCACCCTCCCAGCCGCTGCGCCCCTGGGCAGGGGGTGATGTGCCCCATAAGACACATCCAGCCCCTACCTCTGCCTCGTCACTgccggggcccggggcccagatgcccccccagccccgctgccttgGCCGGCCCCCGTCACCAACCTCACCGCCACCCCCGGAGCTGATGGACGTGAGCCTGGCGGGCGGCCCTCCGGACTGCTCCCCGCCTCACCCCGCGCCTGCCCCCCAGCACCCGGCTGCCTCAGCCCTGCGGACTCGGATGACGGGAGGTCGCCCGCCTCTCCCACCCCCTGATGATCCTGCCACTCTGGGGCCTCGTCTGGGCCTCCGGGGTGTGCCGCAGAGCACGGCGGCCAGCTCAtga
- the DYRK1B gene encoding dual specificity tyrosine-phosphorylation-regulated kinase 1B isoform X2, whose amino-acid sequence MLAARPPNWGPHRAPAPRGSRTSPDPGLSGGGSRGAGCEKAPPGRAPAPGLAPLRPSEPTMAVPPGHGPFSGFPGPQEHTQVLPDVRLLPRRPPLAFRDATSAPLRKLSVDLIKTYKHINEVYYAKKKRRAQQAPPQDSSTKKEKKVLNHGYDDDNHDYIVRSGERWLERYEIDSLIGKGSFGQVVKAYDHQTQELVAIKIIKNKKAFLNQAQVELRLLELMNQHDTEMKYYIVHLKRHFMFRNHLCLVFELLSYNLYDLLRNTHFRGVSLNLTRKLAQQLCTALLFLATPELSIIHCDLKPENILLCNPKRSAIKIVDFGSSCQLGQRIYQYIQSRFYRSPEVLLGTPYDLAIDMWSLGCILVEMHTGEPLFSGSNEVDQMNRIVEVLGIPPAPMLDQAPKARKYFERLPGGGWTLRRTKELRKDYQGPGTRRLQEDLVLRMLEYEPAARISPLGALQHGFFRRTADEATSTGPAGSSASTSPAPLDTCPSSSTTSSISSSGGSSGSSSDNRAYRYSNRYCGGPGPPITDCEMNSPQVPPSQPLRPWAGGDVPHKTHPAPTSASSLPGPGAQMPPQPRCLGRPPSPTSPPPPELMDVSLAGGPPDCSPPHPAPAPQHPAASALRTRMTGGRPPLPPPDDPATLGPRLGLRGVPQSTAASS is encoded by the exons atgCTGGCCGCTCGCCCACCCAACTGGGGGCCCCACCGCGCCCCAGCCCCTCGTGGGTCCCGCACCAGCCCTGACCCCG GTCTCAGCGGCGGTGGCAGCCGAGGTGCAGGATGCGAGAAGGCGCCCCCCGGCCGGGCTCCCGCTCCAGGCCTCGCACCCCTGCGGCCCTCTGAGCCCACCATGGCTGTCCCACCAGGCCATGGTCCCTTCTCTGGCTTCCCAGGGCCCCAGGAGCACACGCAG GTGCTGCCTGATGTGCGGCTGCTGCCCCGGAGGCCGCCCCTGGCCTTCCGGGACGCCACCTCAGCCCCGCTGCGCAAGCTCTCTGTGGACCTCATCAAGACCTATAAGCACATCAATGAG GTGTACTATGCCAAGAAGAAGCGGCGGGCCCAGCAGGCGCCGCCCCAGGACTCCAGCaccaagaaggagaagaaggtCCTGAACCACGGTTACGATGACGACAACCATGACTACATCGTGCGCAGCGGCGAGCGCTGGCTGGAGCGCTACGAGATCGACTCGCTCATCGGCAAAGGCTCCTTCGGCCAG gTGGTGAAAGCCTATGACCATCAGACCCAGGAGCTGGTGGCCATCAAGATCATCAAGAACAAAAAGGCCTTCCTGAACCAGGCCCAGGTCGAGCTGCGGCTGCTGGAGCTGATGAACCAGCACGACACGGAGATGAAGTACTACATAG TGCACCTGAAGCGGCACTTCATGTTCCGGAACCACCTGTGCCTGGTGTTCGAGCTGCTGTCCTACAACCTGTATGACCTCCTGCGCAACACACACTTCCGCGGCGTCTCGCTGAACCTGACCCGGAAGCTGGCGCAGCAGCTCTGCACGGCGCTGCTCTTCCTGGCCACGCCCGAGCTCAGCATCATCCACTGCGACCTCAAGCCCGAGAACATCCTGCTCTGCAACCCCAAGCGCAGCGCCATCAAGATCGTGGACTTCGGCAGCTCCTGCCAGCTGGGCCAgcgg ATCTACCAGTATATCCAGAGCCGCTTCTATCGCTCGCCTGAGGTGCTCCTGGGCACGCCCTACGACCTGGCCATTGACATGTGGTCCCTGGGCTGCATCCTCGTGGAGATGCACACTGGGGAGCCCCTCTTCAGCGGCTCCAATGAG GTGGACCAGATGAACCGCATTGTGGAGGTGCTAGGCATCCCGCCAGCCCCCATGCTGGACCAGGCCCCCAAGGCCCGCAAGTACTTTGAGCGGCTGCCTGGGGGTGGCTGGACCCTACGAAGGACAAAGGAACTCAGGAAG gaTTACCAGGGCCCCGGGACACGGCGGCTGCAGGAG GACCTGGTGCTGCGCATGCTGGAGTACGAGCCCGCCGCCCGCATCAGCCCGCTGGGCGCTCTGCAGCACGGCTTCTTCCGCCGCACGGCCGACGAGGCCACCAGCACGGGCCCGGCAGGCAGCAGTGCCTCCACCTCGCCCGCACCCCTCGACACCTGCCCCTCCTCTAGCACCACCAGCTCCATCTCCAGCTCGG GAGGCTCCAGTGGCTCCTCCAGCGACAACCGGGCCTACCGCTACAGCAACCGCTACTGTGGGGGTCCCGGGCCGCCCATCACTGACTGTGAGATGAACAGCCCCCAG GTCCCACCCTCCCAGCCGCTGCGCCCCTGGGCAGGGGGTGATGTGCCCCATAAGACACATCCAGCCCCTACCTCTGCCTCGTCACTgccggggcccggggcccagatgcccccccagccccgctgccttgGCCGGCCCCCGTCACCAACCTCACCGCCACCCCCGGAGCTGATGGACGTGAGCCTGGCGGGCGGCCCTCCGGACTGCTCCCCGCCTCACCCCGCGCCTGCCCCCCAGCACCCGGCTGCCTCAGCCCTGCGGACTCGGATGACGGGAGGTCGCCCGCCTCTCCCACCCCCTGATGATCCTGCCACTCTGGGGCCTCGTCTGGGCCTCCGGGGTGTGCCGCAGAGCACGGCGGCCAGCTCAtga
- the DYRK1B gene encoding dual specificity tyrosine-phosphorylation-regulated kinase 1B isoform X3: MLAARPPNWGPHRAPAPRGSRTSPDPGLSGGGSRGAGCEKAPPGRAPAPGLAPLRPSEPTMAVPPGHGPFSGFPGPQEHTQVLPDVRLLPRRPPLAFRDATSAPLRKLSVDLIKTYKHINEVYYAKKKRRAQQAPPQDSSTKKEKKVLNHGYDDDNHDYIVRSGERWLERYEIDSLIGKGSFGQVVKAYDHQTQELVAIKIIKNKKAFLNQAQVELRLLELMNQHDTEMKYYIVHLKRHFMFRNHLCLVFELLSYNLYDLLRNTHFRGVSLNLTRKLAQQLCTALLFLATPELSIIHCDLKPENILLCNPKRSAIKIVDFGSSCQLGQRIYQYIQSRFYRSPEVLLGTPYDLAIDMWSLGCILVEMHTGEPLFSGSNEVDQMNRIVEVLGIPPAPMLDQAPKARKYFERLPGGGWTLRRTKELRKDLVLRMLEYEPAARISPLGALQHGFFRRTADEATSTGPAGSSASTSPAPLDTCPSSSTTSSISSSGGSSGSSSDNRAYRYSNRYCGGPGPPITDCEMNSPQVPPSQPLRPWAGGDVPHKTHPAPTSASSLPGPGAQMPPQPRCLGRPPSPTSPPPPELMDVSLAGGPPDCSPPHPAPAPQHPAASALRTRMTGGRPPLPPPDDPATLGPRLGLRGVPQSTAASS; this comes from the exons atgCTGGCCGCTCGCCCACCCAACTGGGGGCCCCACCGCGCCCCAGCCCCTCGTGGGTCCCGCACCAGCCCTGACCCCG GTCTCAGCGGCGGTGGCAGCCGAGGTGCAGGATGCGAGAAGGCGCCCCCCGGCCGGGCTCCCGCTCCAGGCCTCGCACCCCTGCGGCCCTCTGAGCCCACCATGGCTGTCCCACCAGGCCATGGTCCCTTCTCTGGCTTCCCAGGGCCCCAGGAGCACACGCAG GTGCTGCCTGATGTGCGGCTGCTGCCCCGGAGGCCGCCCCTGGCCTTCCGGGACGCCACCTCAGCCCCGCTGCGCAAGCTCTCTGTGGACCTCATCAAGACCTATAAGCACATCAATGAG GTGTACTATGCCAAGAAGAAGCGGCGGGCCCAGCAGGCGCCGCCCCAGGACTCCAGCaccaagaaggagaagaaggtCCTGAACCACGGTTACGATGACGACAACCATGACTACATCGTGCGCAGCGGCGAGCGCTGGCTGGAGCGCTACGAGATCGACTCGCTCATCGGCAAAGGCTCCTTCGGCCAG gTGGTGAAAGCCTATGACCATCAGACCCAGGAGCTGGTGGCCATCAAGATCATCAAGAACAAAAAGGCCTTCCTGAACCAGGCCCAGGTCGAGCTGCGGCTGCTGGAGCTGATGAACCAGCACGACACGGAGATGAAGTACTACATAG TGCACCTGAAGCGGCACTTCATGTTCCGGAACCACCTGTGCCTGGTGTTCGAGCTGCTGTCCTACAACCTGTATGACCTCCTGCGCAACACACACTTCCGCGGCGTCTCGCTGAACCTGACCCGGAAGCTGGCGCAGCAGCTCTGCACGGCGCTGCTCTTCCTGGCCACGCCCGAGCTCAGCATCATCCACTGCGACCTCAAGCCCGAGAACATCCTGCTCTGCAACCCCAAGCGCAGCGCCATCAAGATCGTGGACTTCGGCAGCTCCTGCCAGCTGGGCCAgcgg ATCTACCAGTATATCCAGAGCCGCTTCTATCGCTCGCCTGAGGTGCTCCTGGGCACGCCCTACGACCTGGCCATTGACATGTGGTCCCTGGGCTGCATCCTCGTGGAGATGCACACTGGGGAGCCCCTCTTCAGCGGCTCCAATGAG GTGGACCAGATGAACCGCATTGTGGAGGTGCTAGGCATCCCGCCAGCCCCCATGCTGGACCAGGCCCCCAAGGCCCGCAAGTACTTTGAGCGGCTGCCTGGGGGTGGCTGGACCCTACGAAGGACAAAGGAACTCAGGAAG GACCTGGTGCTGCGCATGCTGGAGTACGAGCCCGCCGCCCGCATCAGCCCGCTGGGCGCTCTGCAGCACGGCTTCTTCCGCCGCACGGCCGACGAGGCCACCAGCACGGGCCCGGCAGGCAGCAGTGCCTCCACCTCGCCCGCACCCCTCGACACCTGCCCCTCCTCTAGCACCACCAGCTCCATCTCCAGCTCGG GAGGCTCCAGTGGCTCCTCCAGCGACAACCGGGCCTACCGCTACAGCAACCGCTACTGTGGGGGTCCCGGGCCGCCCATCACTGACTGTGAGATGAACAGCCCCCAG GTCCCACCCTCCCAGCCGCTGCGCCCCTGGGCAGGGGGTGATGTGCCCCATAAGACACATCCAGCCCCTACCTCTGCCTCGTCACTgccggggcccggggcccagatgcccccccagccccgctgccttgGCCGGCCCCCGTCACCAACCTCACCGCCACCCCCGGAGCTGATGGACGTGAGCCTGGCGGGCGGCCCTCCGGACTGCTCCCCGCCTCACCCCGCGCCTGCCCCCCAGCACCCGGCTGCCTCAGCCCTGCGGACTCGGATGACGGGAGGTCGCCCGCCTCTCCCACCCCCTGATGATCCTGCCACTCTGGGGCCTCGTCTGGGCCTCCGGGGTGTGCCGCAGAGCACGGCGGCCAGCTCAtga
- the DYRK1B gene encoding dual specificity tyrosine-phosphorylation-regulated kinase 1B isoform X4, which produces MAVPPGHGPFSGFPGPQEHTQVLPDVRLLPRRPPLAFRDATSAPLRKLSVDLIKTYKHINEVYYAKKKRRAQQAPPQDSSTKKEKKVLNHGYDDDNHDYIVRSGERWLERYEIDSLIGKGSFGQVVKAYDHQTQELVAIKIIKNKKAFLNQAQVELRLLELMNQHDTEMKYYIVHLKRHFMFRNHLCLVFELLSYNLYDLLRNTHFRGVSLNLTRKLAQQLCTALLFLATPELSIIHCDLKPENILLCNPKRSAIKIVDFGSSCQLGQRIYQYIQSRFYRSPEVLLGTPYDLAIDMWSLGCILVEMHTGEPLFSGSNEVDQMNRIVEVLGIPPAPMLDQAPKARKYFERLPGGGWTLRRTKELRKDYQGPGTRRLQEVLGVQTGGPGGRRAGEPGHSPADYLRFQDLVLRMLEYEPAARISPLGALQHGFFRRTADEATSTGPAGSSASTSPAPLDTCPSSSTTSSISSSGGSSGSSSDNRAYRYSNRYCGGPGPPITDCEMNSPQVPPSQPLRPWAGGDVPHKTHPAPTSASSLPGPGAQMPPQPRCLGRPPSPTSPPPPELMDVSLAGGPPDCSPPHPAPAPQHPAASALRTRMTGGRPPLPPPDDPATLGPRLGLRGVPQSTAASS; this is translated from the exons ATGGCTGTCCCACCAGGCCATGGTCCCTTCTCTGGCTTCCCAGGGCCCCAGGAGCACACGCAG GTGCTGCCTGATGTGCGGCTGCTGCCCCGGAGGCCGCCCCTGGCCTTCCGGGACGCCACCTCAGCCCCGCTGCGCAAGCTCTCTGTGGACCTCATCAAGACCTATAAGCACATCAATGAG GTGTACTATGCCAAGAAGAAGCGGCGGGCCCAGCAGGCGCCGCCCCAGGACTCCAGCaccaagaaggagaagaaggtCCTGAACCACGGTTACGATGACGACAACCATGACTACATCGTGCGCAGCGGCGAGCGCTGGCTGGAGCGCTACGAGATCGACTCGCTCATCGGCAAAGGCTCCTTCGGCCAG gTGGTGAAAGCCTATGACCATCAGACCCAGGAGCTGGTGGCCATCAAGATCATCAAGAACAAAAAGGCCTTCCTGAACCAGGCCCAGGTCGAGCTGCGGCTGCTGGAGCTGATGAACCAGCACGACACGGAGATGAAGTACTACATAG TGCACCTGAAGCGGCACTTCATGTTCCGGAACCACCTGTGCCTGGTGTTCGAGCTGCTGTCCTACAACCTGTATGACCTCCTGCGCAACACACACTTCCGCGGCGTCTCGCTGAACCTGACCCGGAAGCTGGCGCAGCAGCTCTGCACGGCGCTGCTCTTCCTGGCCACGCCCGAGCTCAGCATCATCCACTGCGACCTCAAGCCCGAGAACATCCTGCTCTGCAACCCCAAGCGCAGCGCCATCAAGATCGTGGACTTCGGCAGCTCCTGCCAGCTGGGCCAgcgg ATCTACCAGTATATCCAGAGCCGCTTCTATCGCTCGCCTGAGGTGCTCCTGGGCACGCCCTACGACCTGGCCATTGACATGTGGTCCCTGGGCTGCATCCTCGTGGAGATGCACACTGGGGAGCCCCTCTTCAGCGGCTCCAATGAG GTGGACCAGATGAACCGCATTGTGGAGGTGCTAGGCATCCCGCCAGCCCCCATGCTGGACCAGGCCCCCAAGGCCCGCAAGTACTTTGAGCGGCTGCCTGGGGGTGGCTGGACCCTACGAAGGACAAAGGAACTCAGGAAG gaTTACCAGGGCCCCGGGACACGGCGGCTGCAGGAGGTGCTGGGCGTGCAGACGGGCGGGCCCGGGGGCCGGCGGGCGGGGGAGCCGGGCCACAGCCCCGCCGACTACCTCCGCTTCCAGGACCTGGTGCTGCGCATGCTGGAGTACGAGCCCGCCGCCCGCATCAGCCCGCTGGGCGCTCTGCAGCACGGCTTCTTCCGCCGCACGGCCGACGAGGCCACCAGCACGGGCCCGGCAGGCAGCAGTGCCTCCACCTCGCCCGCACCCCTCGACACCTGCCCCTCCTCTAGCACCACCAGCTCCATCTCCAGCTCGG GAGGCTCCAGTGGCTCCTCCAGCGACAACCGGGCCTACCGCTACAGCAACCGCTACTGTGGGGGTCCCGGGCCGCCCATCACTGACTGTGAGATGAACAGCCCCCAG GTCCCACCCTCCCAGCCGCTGCGCCCCTGGGCAGGGGGTGATGTGCCCCATAAGACACATCCAGCCCCTACCTCTGCCTCGTCACTgccggggcccggggcccagatgcccccccagccccgctgccttgGCCGGCCCCCGTCACCAACCTCACCGCCACCCCCGGAGCTGATGGACGTGAGCCTGGCGGGCGGCCCTCCGGACTGCTCCCCGCCTCACCCCGCGCCTGCCCCCCAGCACCCGGCTGCCTCAGCCCTGCGGACTCGGATGACGGGAGGTCGCCCGCCTCTCCCACCCCCTGATGATCCTGCCACTCTGGGGCCTCGTCTGGGCCTCCGGGGTGTGCCGCAGAGCACGGCGGCCAGCTCAtga
- the DYRK1B gene encoding dual specificity tyrosine-phosphorylation-regulated kinase 1B isoform X5, with protein sequence MAVPPGHGPFSGFPGPQEHTQVLPDVRLLPRRPPLAFRDATSAPLRKLSVDLIKTYKHINEVYYAKKKRRAQQAPPQDSSTKKEKKVLNHGYDDDNHDYIVRSGERWLERYEIDSLIGKGSFGQVVKAYDHQTQELVAIKIIKNKKAFLNQAQVELRLLELMNQHDTEMKYYIVHLKRHFMFRNHLCLVFELLSYNLYDLLRNTHFRGVSLNLTRKLAQQLCTALLFLATPELSIIHCDLKPENILLCNPKRSAIKIVDFGSSCQLGQRIYQYIQSRFYRSPEVLLGTPYDLAIDMWSLGCILVEMHTGEPLFSGSNEVDQMNRIVEVLGIPPAPMLDQAPKARKYFERLPGGGWTLRRTKELRKDYQGPGTRRLQEDLVLRMLEYEPAARISPLGALQHGFFRRTADEATSTGPAGSSASTSPAPLDTCPSSSTTSSISSSGGSSGSSSDNRAYRYSNRYCGGPGPPITDCEMNSPQVPPSQPLRPWAGGDVPHKTHPAPTSASSLPGPGAQMPPQPRCLGRPPSPTSPPPPELMDVSLAGGPPDCSPPHPAPAPQHPAASALRTRMTGGRPPLPPPDDPATLGPRLGLRGVPQSTAASS encoded by the exons ATGGCTGTCCCACCAGGCCATGGTCCCTTCTCTGGCTTCCCAGGGCCCCAGGAGCACACGCAG GTGCTGCCTGATGTGCGGCTGCTGCCCCGGAGGCCGCCCCTGGCCTTCCGGGACGCCACCTCAGCCCCGCTGCGCAAGCTCTCTGTGGACCTCATCAAGACCTATAAGCACATCAATGAG GTGTACTATGCCAAGAAGAAGCGGCGGGCCCAGCAGGCGCCGCCCCAGGACTCCAGCaccaagaaggagaagaaggtCCTGAACCACGGTTACGATGACGACAACCATGACTACATCGTGCGCAGCGGCGAGCGCTGGCTGGAGCGCTACGAGATCGACTCGCTCATCGGCAAAGGCTCCTTCGGCCAG gTGGTGAAAGCCTATGACCATCAGACCCAGGAGCTGGTGGCCATCAAGATCATCAAGAACAAAAAGGCCTTCCTGAACCAGGCCCAGGTCGAGCTGCGGCTGCTGGAGCTGATGAACCAGCACGACACGGAGATGAAGTACTACATAG TGCACCTGAAGCGGCACTTCATGTTCCGGAACCACCTGTGCCTGGTGTTCGAGCTGCTGTCCTACAACCTGTATGACCTCCTGCGCAACACACACTTCCGCGGCGTCTCGCTGAACCTGACCCGGAAGCTGGCGCAGCAGCTCTGCACGGCGCTGCTCTTCCTGGCCACGCCCGAGCTCAGCATCATCCACTGCGACCTCAAGCCCGAGAACATCCTGCTCTGCAACCCCAAGCGCAGCGCCATCAAGATCGTGGACTTCGGCAGCTCCTGCCAGCTGGGCCAgcgg ATCTACCAGTATATCCAGAGCCGCTTCTATCGCTCGCCTGAGGTGCTCCTGGGCACGCCCTACGACCTGGCCATTGACATGTGGTCCCTGGGCTGCATCCTCGTGGAGATGCACACTGGGGAGCCCCTCTTCAGCGGCTCCAATGAG GTGGACCAGATGAACCGCATTGTGGAGGTGCTAGGCATCCCGCCAGCCCCCATGCTGGACCAGGCCCCCAAGGCCCGCAAGTACTTTGAGCGGCTGCCTGGGGGTGGCTGGACCCTACGAAGGACAAAGGAACTCAGGAAG gaTTACCAGGGCCCCGGGACACGGCGGCTGCAGGAG GACCTGGTGCTGCGCATGCTGGAGTACGAGCCCGCCGCCCGCATCAGCCCGCTGGGCGCTCTGCAGCACGGCTTCTTCCGCCGCACGGCCGACGAGGCCACCAGCACGGGCCCGGCAGGCAGCAGTGCCTCCACCTCGCCCGCACCCCTCGACACCTGCCCCTCCTCTAGCACCACCAGCTCCATCTCCAGCTCGG GAGGCTCCAGTGGCTCCTCCAGCGACAACCGGGCCTACCGCTACAGCAACCGCTACTGTGGGGGTCCCGGGCCGCCCATCACTGACTGTGAGATGAACAGCCCCCAG GTCCCACCCTCCCAGCCGCTGCGCCCCTGGGCAGGGGGTGATGTGCCCCATAAGACACATCCAGCCCCTACCTCTGCCTCGTCACTgccggggcccggggcccagatgcccccccagccccgctgccttgGCCGGCCCCCGTCACCAACCTCACCGCCACCCCCGGAGCTGATGGACGTGAGCCTGGCGGGCGGCCCTCCGGACTGCTCCCCGCCTCACCCCGCGCCTGCCCCCCAGCACCCGGCTGCCTCAGCCCTGCGGACTCGGATGACGGGAGGTCGCCCGCCTCTCCCACCCCCTGATGATCCTGCCACTCTGGGGCCTCGTCTGGGCCTCCGGGGTGTGCCGCAGAGCACGGCGGCCAGCTCAtga